In Halomonas alkalicola, the following proteins share a genomic window:
- a CDS encoding polynucleotide adenylyltransferase has product MDVTRDPAVEGLEVFCVRGAVRDARLGWPVYDHDWVVVGATPEEMHRRGFKPVGRDFPVFLHPETHEEYALARTERKAGHGYTGFVVHASPEVTLEEDLARRDLTLNAMAESPAGELIDPYGGLADLEARVLRHVSPAFVEDPLRVLRAARFLARYAGLGFTIAEETRALMRELVASGEIGHLVAERVWTETEKALAEPWPEVYFQALEACGALAVLMPELAADPEALDEALGRLHCLPEELDGEALARWRWARLVEHLDEAARSALAERLRLPRAHAALARQAALTRELCREAREGALPGQRILGWLDAIDAWRRGERVAPLVSLVSLEAPALADDLALAWRLAAQVLPTTLVEEGFQGRALGEELARRRCEVIEAALAPPAS; this is encoded by the coding sequence TTGGACGTGACGCGGGACCCCGCCGTGGAGGGCCTCGAGGTCTTCTGCGTGCGCGGGGCGGTGCGCGATGCGCGTCTGGGCTGGCCGGTCTACGACCACGACTGGGTGGTGGTGGGGGCCACGCCGGAGGAGATGCACCGCCGCGGTTTCAAGCCGGTGGGGCGCGACTTCCCGGTCTTCCTGCATCCCGAGACCCACGAGGAGTACGCCCTGGCGCGCACCGAGCGCAAGGCCGGCCACGGCTACACCGGCTTCGTGGTGCACGCCAGCCCCGAGGTGACCCTGGAGGAGGACCTGGCGCGCCGCGACCTGACCCTCAACGCCATGGCCGAGAGCCCCGCGGGGGAGCTGATCGACCCCTACGGCGGCCTGGCCGACCTGGAGGCGCGAGTGCTGCGCCATGTCTCGCCGGCCTTCGTCGAGGACCCGCTGCGGGTGCTGCGGGCGGCGCGCTTCCTGGCCCGCTATGCCGGGCTCGGCTTCACTATCGCCGAGGAGACCCGGGCGCTGATGCGGGAGCTGGTGGCCAGCGGTGAGATCGGCCACCTGGTGGCCGAGCGGGTCTGGACCGAGACCGAGAAGGCGCTCGCCGAGCCCTGGCCGGAGGTCTACTTCCAGGCGCTGGAGGCGTGCGGTGCCCTGGCGGTACTGATGCCGGAACTCGCGGCCGACCCCGAGGCGCTGGACGAGGCCCTGGGCAGGCTCCATTGCCTGCCGGAAGAGCTCGATGGCGAGGCGCTGGCGCGCTGGCGCTGGGCGCGACTGGTGGAGCACCTGGACGAGGCGGCGCGAAGCGCCCTGGCCGAACGGCTGCGCCTGCCCAGGGCCCATGCCGCCCTGGCTCGCCAGGCGGCGCTGACCCGGGAACTGTGTCGGGAGGCGCGCGAGGGGGCGCTGCCGGGGCAGCGGATACTGGGCTGGCTGGATGCCATCGATGCCTGGCGGCGCGGCGAGCGGGTGGCCCCGCTGGTGAGCCTGGTGAGCCTCGAGGCGCCGGCGCTGGCCGACGACCTGGCGCTGGCCTGGCGGCTGGCGGCCCAGGTGCTGCCGACGACGCTGGTGGAGGAGGGCTTCCAGGGGCGAG